The following is a genomic window from Flavobacteriales bacterium.
CACCGGTCCCTTCGACCCCACCGCGGATCCTGCAGGCCTGTACACTTATACCGTGGCAGGAACAGCGCCCTGTCCCTCCGCATCGGCCACGATCACGGTGCAGCTGCTGACCGACCCGGATGCAGGCGCCGATGCCACGCTCACGCTGTGCTCCACGGGTGCAGTGGTGGACCTCTTCAGCCAATTGGGTGGCACACCGGACGCCGGTGGCCAGTGGCTTGATCCGAACGGCCAACCGGTGACCGCCAGCTTCGATCCGGCGAGCGGGGCCGTGGGGAACTACACCTACGTGCTGGTGGTGCCGGCCCCTTGCGTGAACGATACGGCCCACGTGATGGTGAGCGTGATCCCCGCCGTGGACGCCGGCCTTGACGGAGCGCTGCTGCTCTGCGCCACCGATGCGCCTGTTCCCTTGTTCGGTCAGTTGGGCGGCACGCCAGATGCCGGAGGCCTCTGGATGGATCCCCAGAACCAGCCGTGGACCGGCCCCTTCGACCCATCGCTCCATCCGGCCGGCACCTATACGTACCAGGTCGATGGCACCGCACCCTGCCCGGATGATGCCGCCACCGTGGTGGTCGCGGTGGAAGCACTGCCCGACGCAGGTGTGGACGGCAGCACGACCGTATGTCCCGAAGCCGCACCGGTGAACCTGTTCACGCTGCTGGGCGGAACGCCGGATGCAGGTGGTGCGTGGACCGATCCGAACGGCTGGCCGAGCAACGGTGTGTTCGACCCTGGGACCGACCCCCAAGGCGGTTACACCTATACCGTCCTCGGCCAGGGTGCCTGCCCCAACGCCAGCGCCAGCGCCACGCTGAGCATCTTCCTGCTGGCGCCGCCCGATGCGGGCCCCGACCTGGTGGTGTGCGACCTCATGGCCCCGCTGAACGCGACCGGCACGTGGAGCAGCGGTCACTGGATCGCGGGAGACAGTGCGGAAGTGCTCGATGCGTTCGCCCCGTTCACGATGGCCAAAGCGCCCGGCTCCGGGGCGTACAGCTTCATCTGGTCGGTGCTGTCCACGGATGGTTGCGCGATGGCCGACACGGTCGTGATCACCTTCACCACGCCGATCACCGCGGTGGAACAGACCACGGATGCGATCTGCCACGGGGCGTGCGACGGATCGGTCCAGGTGGACGCTGCCGGAGGCAACGGGGCCTTCACCTTCCAATGGTCGCCCCTGGTGAACGCCACGTCCACGGCGACCGCATGCAGTGCACAGGGGCTCTGCGCAGGCCTGTACACGGTGACCGTGCTCGACACGAACGCCTGCTCCGCGCAGCTCACCTTCCCCATCGGCGAACCGCCTCCGTTGGTGATCGATGCCATCGCAACGACGCCCGAGACCTGCCCGGGCACCTGTGATGGCACGCTTCAGGTGGTGGATCCCGAAGGCGTCCTCTACAGCTTCGACGGCGGCACCACCTGGCTGCCGGACCCCATCAGCATTGCGCTCTGCTCCGGACCGTACACCGTGCTGATGATGAACGCGGTCGGCTGCCTGGCCGCCTCACCGGCGATGCTGATCCCGCCAGCCCCGGTGGTGGCGGACTTCGTGGCCCAGCCGGATACCGTGCTCGTCTCGGACCCCACGGTGATCTTCACCAACGAGAGCGACAATGCCAGTTGGTTCACCTGGGACTTCGCCGGATCGGGCACGAGCACGCTTCACGACCCTTCGTTCACCTTCCCCGATGTGCTGGGCGGCACCTACACCGTGTGCCTCACCGCGGTGAACGGCAATGGCTGTGTGGACAGTATCTGCCATCCGGTGGTGGTGCTGGACCTCCTCGCGGTGCATGTGCCGAACGCCTTCACACCGAACGCCGACGGCATCAACGACCACTTCATGCCCGTGTTCAACGAGCCTTCGTTGCTCACCGAATACACCTTCATGATCTTCGACCGGTGGGGCGAGCTCATCTGGGAGAGCGTGGTGCCGCACGAGCCCTGGACCGGGGACTACAATGGCATACCGGTGCAACAGGAGGTCTACACCTGGCGGTTGATCTACAAGGACGGACGCTCGTTCAAGAAGGAGGCAGTGATGGGGCATGTGACGGTGCTTCGATGAGGGATCTCGCCTTAGGGAACGTAGGTCGCCTATCGGATGGGTGAGCGTGTGACAGCGCCCATCCATGATCGACCTTCCCGTTCAGGCGCGTGCCACAGCGCGGTCAGTGGTTTCGCATGCCCAGTCCGAGGCTATCGAGGAGGTCGCCGGTCCCCATGGAGGGCCCGGTGATCAGGAGCAGGGGTGGGGCCGACGACGCTTCGATGACCTGTATCCTTCCGTTCAAGCGGTCGGCAAAGGCCACTGCATCGAAGCCATCGAGGAGTATGCGGTCGATCGTCACACGCTCAAGTTCCTTGAGCTTCC
Proteins encoded in this region:
- a CDS encoding gliding motility-associated C-terminal domain-containing protein codes for the protein MLAGVYTYTITVPPPCTSASSAVTVALSTPPDPGVDGALLLCATSPATALIGGLGGSPDAGGVWSGPSPVVGGLFDPAGMAPGTYTYTVAGTPPCPAAAAIVEVTVVANPDAGTPGAITLCTSNAATDLFAQLGGTPDAGGTWSGPSTLNGSSFDPGTMLAGVYTYSISVPPPCMSASSAVTVALSTPPDPGTGGALLLCATSPATALIGGLGGSPDAGGVWSGPSPVVGGLFDPAGMAPGTYTYSVAGTAPCPAAAALVEVTVVANPDAGTPGAITQCTTDAAVDLFAQLGGTPDAGGTWSGPSALNGSSFDPGTMFAGVYTYTITVPPPCSSASSTVTVTLSTPPDPGVDGALLLCATSPAAALLSGLGGSPDAGGVWSGPSPVIGGLFDPVGMAPGTYTYTVAGTAPCPAAAAIVEVTVVANPDAGTPGAITLCTSNAATDLFAQLGGTPDAGGSWSGPSTLNGSSFDPGTMLAGVYTYTITVPPPCSSASSTVTVTLSTPPDPGSDGVLTVCAVSGPASLITALGGTPDAGGLWTDPNGDPHNGLFDPLVDPVGIYTYTVVGQAPCPALSASATVQVQAAPSAGTPAVLNLCASGSPVDLLPVLGGADPGGTWTDPNGDPFTGPFDPTADPAGLYTYTVAGTAPCPSASATITVQLLTDPDAGADATLTLCSTGAVVDLFSQLGGTPDAGGQWLDPNGQPVTASFDPASGAVGNYTYVLVVPAPCVNDTAHVMVSVIPAVDAGLDGALLLCATDAPVPLFGQLGGTPDAGGLWMDPQNQPWTGPFDPSLHPAGTYTYQVDGTAPCPDDAATVVVAVEALPDAGVDGSTTVCPEAAPVNLFTLLGGTPDAGGAWTDPNGWPSNGVFDPGTDPQGGYTYTVLGQGACPNASASATLSIFLLAPPDAGPDLVVCDLMAPLNATGTWSSGHWIAGDSAEVLDAFAPFTMAKAPGSGAYSFIWSVLSTDGCAMADTVVITFTTPITAVEQTTDAICHGACDGSVQVDAAGGNGAFTFQWSPLVNATSTATACSAQGLCAGLYTVTVLDTNACSAQLTFPIGEPPPLVIDAIATTPETCPGTCDGTLQVVDPEGVLYSFDGGTTWLPDPISIALCSGPYTVLMMNAVGCLAASPAMLIPPAPVVADFVAQPDTVLVSDPTVIFTNESDNASWFTWDFAGSGTSTLHDPSFTFPDVLGGTYTVCLTAVNGNGCVDSICHPVVVLDLLAVHVPNAFTPNADGINDHFMPVFNEPSLLTEYTFMIFDRWGELIWESVVPHEPWTGDYNGIPVQQEVYTWRLIYKDGRSFKKEAVMGHVTVLR